The Fuerstiella sp. genome has a segment encoding these proteins:
- a CDS encoding inositol monophosphatase: protein MCKSSEFLEDCLKTACDAAQQAGNILLDWRGRFSVREKSRANLVTEADEASQQAIYDYIHERFPEHGFLGEEGLEENPRNSEFQWVIDPLDGTSNYVHGFPYYAVSIALKRKEELLIGVIYDPNRLEMFTAIAESGAFLNGEPICTSGESELNQAMGMASLPVATDPNDPAVRRFLTGLQHLQTVQRTGSAALNLAAVAAGRVDVFWSTSLHPWDVAAGVLLVIEAGGTVTNMAGDSVDIMVPSLVAASTSKIRQDLLDVMN from the coding sequence ATGTGCAAATCGTCGGAATTTCTAGAGGACTGTCTGAAAACAGCCTGTGACGCAGCGCAGCAGGCAGGAAATATTCTGCTGGACTGGCGCGGTCGCTTTTCTGTCCGTGAGAAAAGTCGGGCGAATCTTGTGACTGAAGCTGACGAGGCGTCGCAGCAGGCAATTTACGATTACATTCATGAGAGGTTTCCGGAACACGGGTTTCTTGGTGAAGAAGGCCTTGAGGAGAACCCACGAAATTCTGAATTCCAGTGGGTCATCGATCCTCTCGACGGAACATCGAACTACGTCCATGGTTTCCCTTACTACGCGGTATCGATTGCACTGAAGCGAAAAGAGGAACTTCTGATCGGTGTGATCTACGATCCAAACCGGCTGGAAATGTTCACGGCCATTGCGGAAAGTGGAGCGTTTCTGAATGGCGAGCCTATCTGTACGAGCGGCGAGTCTGAATTGAACCAGGCGATGGGCATGGCCAGTCTTCCGGTAGCAACTGATCCCAACGATCCGGCGGTCCGGCGGTTTCTCACAGGGCTGCAGCATCTGCAGACAGTTCAGCGAACCGGGTCTGCCGCACTCAATCTGGCAGCTGTGGCCGCCGGTCGGGTCGACGTGTTCTGGTCGACGAGTCTGCATCCGTGGGATGTGGCGGCCGGAGTTTTACTGGTGATCGAAGCAGGCGGAACCGTTACAAATATGGCAGGCGACAGTGTCGATATAATGGTTCCATCGCTTGTTGCTGCCAGTACCAGCAAAATCCGGCAGGATCTCTTAGACGTAATGAATTGA
- the purL gene encoding phosphoribosylformylglycinamidine synthase subunit PurL produces MLWEVEILPAVTETDHEGQRVLDDAKSLGIQGLTAVGSARSFLVQGDIDQSQIAETASGLLCDRVVEQMKIIPLPNASADHGSDCINVLLHPGVTDSIARNAADALTRRSLNVTAVATCRKYRLTGELSEGDRSQLVSRVLANDAIEYVLEGPLQLTDLSVGSRYEFQKVCIAVRDMDDSALERLSDEGQLYLSLVEMQTIQEYFRSLGRDPTDIELETLAQTWSEHCSHKTLGGRIHYREHSEGEILREVRFDNMLQETIFRATQQIRERLGESDWCVSVFRDNAGVVKFDDQQSVCFKVETHNHPSAIEPYGGANTGLGGVIRDPMGTGLGARPVCSTDVFCFARPDFPVDQLPPGILHPRAVMQGVIAGVRDYGNRMGIPTVNGAVYFDDRYLGNPLVYCGNVAMIPNGKCEGHMQPNDLIVAVGGRTGRDGIHGATFSSAELTEDSESISGGSVQIGNPVVEKMVLDVLLQARDRDLYTAITDCGAGGFSSAVGEMGEATGAEVWLDRCPLKYSGLSYTEIWISEAQERMVLAVPECHRDEFLQLCESEGVECTVIGRFTDTQELVLKFGQQEVGRLGMSFLHDGRPPVIRNAEFEIPSEMPCPLPRRKRWDEDLKAILSSMNVASKEWIIRQYDHEVQAGSVVKPLVGAANDGPSDAAVVRPDLASSRGLVISCGMNPHFGDLDPWWMAAAAIDEAVRNCVAVGADPDRIAILDNFCWGNTERAETLGTLVRAAMACHEVSVVLGTPFISGKDSLNNEFSWDDDRGERQTVAIPSTLLISALGQVDDVQQCVTMDLKEAGNRLYLVGETHDELGGSHLSLVNGLSGGFVPRMYPEQALSIFRAVHQAIHSGVVRSCHDLSEGGLAVSAAEMAFAGGLGARLSLSGIASHLEDAVTLFSESNSRFLMEVPICHASEFESHLSGIPFSSIGDVTNTDRLVIENESGVPLIDSTLAALKRAWQSPFGQM; encoded by the coding sequence ATGTTGTGGGAAGTAGAGATTCTGCCGGCAGTGACCGAGACTGACCACGAAGGTCAGCGGGTTCTGGATGACGCGAAAAGTCTGGGAATCCAGGGACTGACTGCTGTGGGCTCTGCCAGATCCTTTCTGGTTCAGGGAGACATCGATCAATCACAGATCGCTGAGACGGCGTCAGGACTGTTGTGCGATCGTGTTGTCGAGCAAATGAAGATTATCCCGCTGCCGAATGCGTCCGCAGATCACGGCAGTGACTGCATCAATGTCCTGCTTCATCCGGGCGTGACAGACAGCATTGCCCGAAATGCGGCGGACGCCCTGACTCGCCGCAGTTTAAATGTGACAGCCGTGGCAACGTGTCGCAAGTATCGACTTACAGGTGAACTCAGTGAAGGTGATCGCAGCCAGCTTGTTTCACGAGTGCTGGCAAATGATGCGATTGAATATGTGCTGGAGGGACCTTTGCAGCTCACGGATCTGTCCGTCGGCAGCAGGTATGAATTTCAGAAGGTGTGTATTGCAGTTCGGGACATGGATGATTCGGCACTTGAACGTCTGAGCGATGAAGGACAGCTGTATCTGAGCCTGGTGGAAATGCAGACAATTCAGGAGTATTTTCGCTCGCTCGGACGGGATCCCACCGACATCGAACTTGAAACACTTGCGCAAACATGGAGCGAACACTGTTCTCACAAGACGCTTGGCGGGCGAATTCACTATCGTGAGCACTCCGAAGGTGAAATATTACGCGAAGTCCGATTCGACAATATGCTGCAGGAAACGATCTTTCGTGCCACACAGCAGATCCGCGAACGACTCGGAGAAAGCGACTGGTGCGTGAGTGTCTTTCGTGACAATGCCGGTGTGGTGAAATTTGACGACCAGCAGAGCGTGTGTTTCAAGGTTGAGACACACAATCATCCGTCTGCTATTGAGCCGTACGGCGGAGCCAACACGGGGCTTGGTGGAGTGATCCGCGATCCAATGGGCACCGGACTGGGCGCCCGGCCGGTTTGCAGCACCGATGTCTTCTGTTTTGCCCGACCGGATTTCCCCGTGGACCAGCTCCCCCCGGGTATTCTACATCCGCGGGCTGTGATGCAGGGTGTCATTGCGGGGGTGCGTGACTATGGCAACCGCATGGGAATTCCTACGGTCAATGGAGCCGTTTATTTCGATGATCGCTACCTTGGGAACCCGCTGGTTTACTGTGGCAATGTGGCGATGATTCCCAACGGCAAATGTGAAGGGCACATGCAGCCGAACGATCTGATTGTGGCGGTGGGAGGACGGACAGGCCGGGACGGGATTCACGGAGCAACTTTTTCATCTGCTGAGCTCACGGAAGACAGTGAGTCGATCAGTGGAGGTTCCGTTCAGATCGGGAACCCGGTGGTCGAAAAAATGGTACTGGACGTACTGTTGCAGGCACGTGATCGCGATCTTTACACAGCAATCACCGACTGCGGAGCCGGTGGTTTCAGCAGCGCCGTCGGCGAGATGGGTGAAGCGACCGGGGCTGAGGTATGGCTTGACCGTTGCCCGCTCAAATACTCCGGCCTGTCGTACACGGAAATCTGGATTTCAGAAGCACAGGAACGGATGGTTTTGGCGGTACCGGAATGTCATCGTGATGAATTTCTGCAACTGTGCGAATCAGAAGGTGTGGAATGTACGGTCATCGGCCGGTTTACGGATACACAGGAGCTGGTATTAAAATTCGGTCAACAGGAAGTGGGACGGCTCGGGATGTCATTCCTTCACGACGGTCGGCCGCCGGTCATTCGAAATGCTGAGTTCGAGATTCCGTCTGAAATGCCCTGTCCCCTGCCCCGGAGAAAACGCTGGGATGAGGATCTCAAAGCCATTCTGAGTTCAATGAATGTGGCCAGCAAGGAATGGATCATTCGTCAGTACGATCATGAAGTACAGGCCGGCAGTGTGGTCAAGCCACTGGTTGGCGCCGCAAATGACGGCCCCTCAGATGCCGCAGTTGTGCGTCCCGATCTGGCATCATCACGCGGGCTCGTCATTTCCTGCGGGATGAATCCTCATTTTGGTGATCTTGATCCCTGGTGGATGGCCGCTGCAGCGATTGACGAAGCGGTTCGGAACTGCGTGGCGGTCGGTGCAGACCCGGATCGAATCGCGATTCTGGATAATTTCTGCTGGGGAAATACAGAACGGGCGGAGACATTGGGAACGCTGGTACGGGCCGCCATGGCGTGTCATGAAGTATCCGTTGTTTTGGGGACACCGTTTATCAGCGGAAAAGACAGTCTCAATAATGAATTCTCGTGGGACGACGACCGTGGAGAGCGTCAGACAGTGGCCATTCCGTCCACCCTGCTGATCAGTGCGCTCGGTCAGGTTGACGATGTTCAACAGTGTGTGACGATGGACCTGAAGGAAGCCGGAAATCGATTGTATCTCGTCGGAGAAACTCACGATGAGCTTGGTGGTAGTCATCTTTCTCTGGTGAACGGGCTGTCCGGAGGCTTTGTTCCACGAATGTATCCTGAACAGGCTCTCTCGATATTTCGAGCAGTCCACCAGGCCATTCACTCAGGAGTCGTCCGTAGTTGTCACGATCTCTCTGAAGGAGGTCTGGCGGTTTCGGCTGCGGAAATGGCATTTGCAGGGGGCTTGGGAGCCAGGCTTTCTCTTTCCGGGATCGCCAGCCATCTGGAAGACGCTGTCACCCTGTTCTCGGAAAGCAATTCACGATTTCTCATGGAAGTCCCGATATGCCATGCTTCAGAATTCGAGTCCCACCTGTCCGGGATTCCTTTCAGCAGTATTGGCGATGTAACGAACACTGACCGCCTGGTTATTGAAAACGAATCCGGAGTTCCACTCATCGACAGCACACTCGCGGCTCTGAAGCGGGCCTGGCAAAGCCCTTTTGGTCAAATGTAG
- a CDS encoding exodeoxyribonuclease III, whose translation MRITTWNVNGIRAAIRKGLDDHVAEIAPDVLLLQEVRAVREQLPPGWEGLDDWHVIWNPAEKKGYSGTAILSRQPLQLNSLDVDKAGDNEGRLIEATVNGLGIASVYLPSGSSGEHRQRVKDRWMKRFRRWATSRRDDRPFLFGGDLNIAHTARDIYYAKSNENTSGYLPHERAWFSRLLKSGWHDTTREYFGDVHGPYSWWSNRGRARELDRGWRIDYLMVNSVLKPFVQKVIVHREGGLEVSDHAPVSVDLKWPIRGGDVSRKQT comes from the coding sequence ATGCGAATCACCACGTGGAATGTCAACGGGATACGAGCAGCCATTCGAAAAGGCTTAGACGACCACGTCGCCGAAATCGCCCCGGATGTGCTGTTGCTCCAGGAAGTGCGAGCAGTCCGGGAACAACTGCCGCCAGGCTGGGAAGGACTGGATGATTGGCACGTCATCTGGAATCCAGCTGAGAAAAAAGGCTATTCAGGAACGGCAATCCTCTCACGACAACCCTTGCAGTTGAATTCACTGGATGTCGATAAAGCCGGAGACAACGAAGGTCGCCTGATTGAAGCAACGGTCAACGGTCTGGGAATTGCCAGTGTCTATCTGCCGTCCGGTTCGTCAGGTGAACACCGGCAACGAGTCAAAGATCGCTGGATGAAGCGATTTCGCCGATGGGCGACGTCTCGACGAGATGACAGGCCGTTTCTGTTCGGTGGTGACCTCAACATAGCGCACACAGCCCGGGACATTTATTATGCTAAGTCGAACGAGAACACCTCCGGGTATTTACCTCATGAACGAGCTTGGTTCAGTCGGCTACTTAAGTCCGGCTGGCATGACACAACCCGGGAGTATTTCGGTGACGTGCATGGTCCGTACTCCTGGTGGTCCAACCGTGGCCGGGCCCGAGAGCTGGACCGAGGCTGGCGAATTGACTATCTAATGGTGAATTCTGTTCTGAAACCGTTCGTTCAGAAGGTGATTGTGCACCGTGAAGGTGGGCTGGAAGTCAGCGATCATGCACCGGTATCTGTCGATCTGAAGTGGCCGATCCGGGGTGGCGATGTCAGCCGGAAGCAGACGTAA
- a CDS encoding 2-oxoacid:ferredoxin oxidoreductase subunit beta, translated as MSTALPVLTPKDFASDQEVRWCPRCGDYSILAQMKRVLPTLGIPKENFCFVSGIGCSSRFPYYVDTYGFHSIHGRAPAVATGVKLANPELSVWVITGDGDALSIGGNHLMHAIRRNVDLNIILFNNRIYGLTKGQYSPTSEVGKKTKSTPLGSIDNPLNPLAVALGSEATFVARAVDMDTKHLIEILTRAAHHKGTSFVEVYQDCNVFNSMAFDYAANKRGNPEKGLKPKSENVVYLEQGKPLIFGEKNDKGIRLIEGRPEVVELGNGITEDDLLFHDEHAENAGIAFTLAQMHYPEFPEPLGVLRDVDLPRYDEGVEAQMAHAIDVKGEGNLEDLFNSGDTWVVEE; from the coding sequence ATGTCTACTGCTCTGCCAGTTTTGACTCCTAAGGATTTTGCCAGTGATCAGGAGGTTCGGTGGTGTCCGCGATGCGGCGACTATTCGATTCTGGCGCAGATGAAACGCGTGCTTCCAACCCTTGGTATTCCCAAGGAGAACTTCTGTTTTGTATCCGGCATTGGCTGCTCCAGCCGTTTTCCATATTACGTTGATACATACGGATTTCACAGCATTCATGGAAGAGCTCCAGCTGTGGCAACCGGCGTGAAGCTTGCCAATCCTGAGTTGAGCGTTTGGGTTATCACGGGTGACGGTGATGCCCTTTCGATTGGCGGGAACCATCTTATGCATGCGATTCGTCGCAATGTAGATCTTAATATTATCCTGTTCAATAACCGAATCTACGGGCTGACCAAAGGTCAGTATTCTCCGACGAGTGAAGTCGGAAAGAAAACTAAAAGTACCCCACTTGGATCAATCGATAACCCGCTGAATCCACTTGCAGTTGCACTGGGTTCTGAAGCGACCTTTGTAGCGCGTGCGGTGGATATGGACACGAAACATTTGATCGAAATTCTGACTCGAGCCGCCCATCACAAGGGCACGTCTTTTGTGGAAGTTTATCAAGACTGTAACGTTTTTAACTCGATGGCGTTCGACTACGCCGCAAACAAGCGTGGTAACCCGGAAAAAGGCCTTAAGCCAAAATCAGAAAATGTTGTTTACCTCGAGCAAGGCAAGCCACTGATCTTTGGGGAAAAGAATGATAAGGGTATTCGTCTAATCGAAGGTCGTCCTGAGGTTGTGGAATTAGGAAACGGCATAACAGAAGATGATCTTTTGTTCCACGACGAGCATGCAGAAAATGCCGGCATCGCATTCACACTCGCCCAGATGCATTATCCGGAATTTCCCGAACCACTTGGTGTTCTCCGAGATGTTGATTTGCCGCGATACGACGAAGGTGTTGAAGCACAGATGGCCCATGCTATTGATGTTAAGGGTGAAGGAAATCTTGAAGATTTGTTTAACAGTGGTGACACCTGGGTTGTGGAAGAATAG
- a CDS encoding 2-oxoacid:acceptor oxidoreductase subunit alpha encodes MSAVDTPSAPEGRQHEQVDTVVVRFCGDSGDGMQLTGTQFTNASAAFGNDVSTLPDFPAEIRAPAGTLFGVSGFQLCFSSQDIYTPGDEVDTLVAMNPAAFKTNIQDLKVGGTLIVNEDAFEPSNLKKAKYESNPLEDAESLSKYRLFKVPMTRLTRDAVGDALKSTKDKDRCKNFFALGLVYWLYDRDKKPTLEFLDKKFAHKPELIEANTLALDGGYNYGFSTEAFTVHYKVAPAQLEPGKYRKIMGNEATAWGLAASAKLAGRELVYCGYPITPASDVLHYLAGLKHFGVKTFQAEDEIAAMCSLVGASYAGALTVTASSGPGICLKGEAMGLGMIAELPMVILNVQRGGPSTGLPTKTEQSDLLLSMYGRNGESPLPVVAAATPGDCFHMAMEAMRIAVEFMTPVIFLSDGYVANGSEPWKIPEIDNLRSLDVKYLSEPNKDGEFMPYLRDDRLVRPWAIPGTPGLEHRIGGLEKADVTGNVEYDPANHHHMTLTRQQKVDNIAESIPEQDVHGVQTGDLLVLSWGGTFGSVRAAVNQCINAGRSVGHAHVSYVHPFPKNLGEILGNFKQVLVPELNMGQLKFLIRGKFLCDAQGLNKIQGKPFKISEVVEKINSMLQ; translated from the coding sequence ATGTCGGCCGTTGATACTCCGTCCGCTCCCGAAGGTCGCCAGCACGAACAAGTCGATACGGTTGTCGTCCGCTTTTGCGGCGATAGTGGCGACGGTATGCAGTTGACCGGAACTCAGTTCACGAATGCTTCAGCAGCGTTTGGTAATGATGTGAGCACTCTGCCGGACTTTCCGGCTGAGATCCGTGCTCCCGCCGGAACATTATTCGGCGTTTCCGGATTCCAGCTGTGTTTTTCCAGCCAGGATATTTATACACCGGGCGATGAAGTTGACACACTGGTGGCGATGAATCCTGCTGCCTTCAAAACTAATATTCAGGACCTGAAAGTCGGTGGAACGCTGATTGTCAATGAGGACGCATTTGAACCAAGCAACCTCAAGAAGGCAAAGTACGAATCCAATCCGCTGGAAGATGCGGAATCGTTGTCAAAATATCGTTTGTTCAAAGTGCCAATGACGCGTCTCACTCGTGACGCCGTCGGCGATGCATTGAAATCCACCAAAGATAAAGATCGCTGCAAGAACTTTTTTGCGCTGGGACTGGTCTACTGGCTGTACGATCGTGACAAGAAGCCGACGCTTGAATTTCTGGATAAGAAGTTCGCGCATAAGCCTGAGCTTATCGAGGCCAACACACTTGCACTGGATGGCGGCTATAATTACGGGTTCAGCACAGAAGCATTTACTGTCCATTACAAAGTTGCCCCGGCTCAGCTGGAACCTGGCAAATACCGTAAAATTATGGGCAACGAAGCCACTGCCTGGGGATTGGCGGCCTCCGCCAAACTGGCTGGTCGAGAACTGGTCTATTGCGGTTATCCGATCACACCGGCAAGTGACGTCCTGCATTACCTGGCTGGTCTCAAGCACTTCGGAGTAAAAACGTTTCAGGCTGAGGACGAAATCGCCGCTATGTGCAGCCTTGTCGGTGCCTCTTATGCAGGTGCCCTGACGGTCACGGCTTCCAGTGGTCCCGGCATTTGTCTAAAAGGTGAAGCCATGGGACTGGGCATGATTGCCGAGCTTCCGATGGTGATTTTGAATGTTCAACGCGGGGGGCCGAGCACGGGGCTGCCGACAAAGACCGAACAGTCGGACCTTTTGCTCTCGATGTATGGTCGTAACGGCGAATCACCGCTTCCCGTAGTCGCCGCGGCGACTCCAGGTGATTGTTTTCATATGGCTATGGAAGCAATGCGAATTGCTGTCGAGTTCATGACACCGGTGATTTTCCTCTCAGATGGTTATGTTGCAAACGGATCTGAACCTTGGAAGATTCCAGAGATAGACAATCTCCGCAGTCTTGACGTCAAGTATCTTTCCGAGCCCAATAAGGATGGCGAGTTCATGCCTTATCTGCGGGATGACCGTCTTGTCCGGCCATGGGCAATACCAGGGACACCGGGACTTGAGCACCGGATTGGCGGACTCGAAAAGGCGGATGTGACTGGTAACGTGGAGTATGATCCGGCCAACCATCACCACATGACGCTTACTCGTCAGCAAAAGGTAGATAACATTGCTGAGAGTATTCCGGAACAGGATGTTCACGGGGTCCAGACGGGAGATCTACTGGTGTTGAGCTGGGGGGGGACTTTTGGCTCGGTTCGAGCTGCCGTCAATCAGTGCATTAATGCCGGCAGGAGTGTCGGGCATGCTCATGTAAGTTATGTCCACCCATTCCCCAAAAATCTGGGTGAGATTTTGGGCAACTTCAAACAGGTGCTGGTTCCTGAACTCAACATGGGGCAGCTGAAATTTTTAATTCGGGGGAAATTTCTCTGTGATGCTCAGGGATTGAACAAGATTCAGGGAAAGCCGTTTAAGATCAGCGAAGTCGTCGAGAAAATCAATTCCATGCTTCAGTAG
- a CDS encoding SDR family oxidoreductase encodes MSERLANKVAIVTGAGSSGPGWGNGKATAVLFAREGAKVFAIDINGEALAETQQIIRSEGGDCAVRQVDVTRSDQVESMVNCCIETYGGIDILHNNVGILDVGGPVESSEESWDRVVAVNLKSMFLTCKYTLPHMEQHGGVIVNISSIVGIRYLGVPYVSYSATKAAVLQLTQSVALQYADRNVRANTILPGLMNTPMIIEPLKNAYADGDIGRMLEMRNNQVPMKRMGDAWDVAHAALFLASDEAKYITGAQLVVDGGLTCKS; translated from the coding sequence ATGAGTGAGCGATTAGCTAACAAAGTAGCGATTGTCACGGGAGCCGGCTCGTCGGGACCTGGCTGGGGCAATGGAAAGGCGACCGCCGTGCTGTTTGCTCGTGAAGGCGCCAAAGTATTTGCCATCGACATCAATGGCGAAGCCCTCGCTGAAACTCAGCAGATCATCAGAAGTGAAGGCGGCGACTGCGCCGTGAGACAGGTTGATGTCACCCGGTCAGATCAGGTCGAATCGATGGTCAACTGCTGCATCGAGACTTACGGCGGTATCGATATCCTGCACAACAATGTCGGTATTCTGGATGTAGGCGGCCCCGTCGAATCGAGCGAAGAAAGCTGGGATCGTGTTGTGGCCGTCAACCTTAAAAGCATGTTTTTAACGTGTAAATACACGCTGCCTCACATGGAACAACATGGTGGTGTCATCGTCAATATTTCGTCGATCGTGGGTATTCGTTATCTGGGCGTGCCCTACGTCTCTTACAGCGCCACCAAAGCAGCCGTCCTGCAACTGACCCAAAGTGTTGCCCTGCAGTATGCTGACAGGAATGTTCGGGCCAACACAATTCTTCCCGGTCTGATGAATACACCAATGATCATTGAACCTCTGAAGAATGCTTACGCGGACGGCGACATCGGCCGCATGCTCGAAATGCGGAACAATCAGGTTCCCATGAAACGGATGGGAGATGCCTGGGACGTCGCTCATGCTGCACTGTTTCTGGCATCAGACGAGGCTAAATATATCACGGGTGCCCAACTGGTAGTTGACGGCGGACTGACCTGCAAATCCTGA
- a CDS encoding PQQ-binding-like beta-propeller repeat protein, with translation MPQLCTLITGFLTVTLTIAHAADWQQFRGPDGSGISHEKNIPVTWGPEENIAWQSPLPGPGNSSPIVSNGRVFVTCATDQGKNRGLHCFDRRDGTELWNRTVRYAKITPTHAQNPYGASTPVADGRHVVVWHGTLGLYCYDFNGHELWHTDLGEFSHVYGYASSPVIHDAKVILNFGPGERTFMTAVDLHTGEILWQTKEPGGFSTRKPKIVGSFSTPMIVEVDGREQIICTMPTRVVAYDPHSGDIIWTCDGLPNPSTDLVYTSPLIADGIGVAMTGARGPAFAFRLGGSGNVTDTNRLWGVDSGQPDRLGSGVIIEDHIYVANADVGTAQCLELQTGNLVWRARLPGANWGSIVYADGRMYVTGRNGTTSVFVPNPAEMELVASNKLDEPSDSTPAISNGQIFLRTDLHLFCIGQSGDSR, from the coding sequence ATGCCCCAACTGTGTACGCTGATCACCGGCTTCCTGACGGTCACACTTACAATAGCTCACGCTGCTGACTGGCAGCAGTTTCGAGGCCCCGACGGTTCCGGAATCTCGCACGAGAAAAACATTCCCGTCACCTGGGGACCGGAAGAGAACATCGCCTGGCAGTCCCCGCTGCCAGGTCCAGGCAATAGTAGTCCCATCGTTTCCAACGGCCGGGTATTTGTCACCTGTGCAACAGACCAGGGTAAAAATCGCGGGCTGCACTGTTTTGATCGCAGAGACGGTACAGAACTTTGGAACCGAACGGTCCGATACGCCAAAATCACCCCCACGCACGCACAGAATCCGTATGGGGCGTCAACACCGGTTGCTGATGGTCGACATGTTGTGGTTTGGCACGGAACACTCGGTTTGTACTGCTATGACTTCAACGGCCATGAACTTTGGCACACAGACCTGGGAGAATTCAGCCATGTGTATGGCTATGCCTCTTCTCCCGTCATTCACGATGCCAAAGTTATCCTGAATTTCGGACCAGGTGAACGAACGTTTATGACAGCAGTTGACCTGCACACCGGTGAAATACTGTGGCAGACGAAAGAACCAGGAGGCTTCAGTACACGAAAGCCGAAAATCGTCGGCTCATTCAGCACGCCGATGATTGTCGAGGTCGACGGGCGGGAACAGATCATCTGCACCATGCCCACCCGGGTTGTCGCTTACGATCCGCATTCAGGAGACATCATCTGGACCTGCGACGGACTTCCCAATCCATCCACGGATCTTGTCTACACATCACCCCTGATTGCTGATGGAATTGGCGTCGCCATGACGGGTGCACGTGGACCGGCATTCGCTTTTCGACTCGGCGGTTCGGGAAATGTAACTGACACCAATCGTCTTTGGGGCGTCGACAGCGGCCAGCCTGACCGTCTTGGTTCGGGTGTGATCATTGAAGACCACATCTATGTTGCCAACGCAGATGTGGGAACCGCGCAGTGTCTGGAACTGCAAACAGGCAATCTGGTCTGGAGAGCTCGACTGCCCGGAGCCAACTGGGGATCGATCGTATACGCCGACGGAAGAATGTATGTCACGGGTCGCAACGGCACAACAAGCGTCTTTGTGCCCAATCCGGCAGAGATGGAACTGGTTGCCAGCAATAAACTTGACGAACCAAGTGATTCCACACCCGCCATCTCCAACGGACAGATTTTTTTGCGGACTGATCTGCACTTGTTCTGTATCGGGCAGAGCGGCGACAGTCGGTGA